TCAGCAACCTGATCAAGAAGGCTTACAAGCTTGCCAAGAGCACTTTAGAGCAAAATGTAGATATCCTTCATGCCCTGGCCGAGCGCCTGCTTGAAAAAGAAACCGTCATGGGCAAAGAACTTGATGAACTGATACGCACCATGAAACCGGGGTTTGAGTTTCCATCGAAATCTATCGAGATGGAAGCCAAGGATAAAGACACCAAAGACCCAGGCGAAACAAGCGCTGAAAAGAAGGCTGAAGCGGAAACCGAAGCAGGCACCGAACCCAAAGTCGAAGCAAAAGCAGAAGCTGCCGATGAGTAACCGGCAGCTTGATATCTGAAATACCGTCCACACCTGCGACTATGAAGACCTATAATCTTTCCTGGGGAAATCACAGCCTTGATTTAGGCAAACAGACGCGTATTATCGGCATTTTGAATGTCACTCCCGATTCATTTTCCGATGGGGGAAAATTCTTTACATTCGACAAGGCCGTGGTTCAAGGCGAAAAACTGTGCGAAGAAGGAGCTGACGTTCTTGATATCGGTGGCGAATCGACACGCCCCTTTTCCGATCCGGTATCTATCGAAGAGGAAATCCAGCGCGTCGTGCCTGTCATTGCAAAACTTGCCGCGCGGGTTTCGATTCCGATTTCGATCGATACCACCAAGGCCGAAGTGGCAAGAAGGGCTCTTGACGCCGGCGCTTCCATCATCAACGATGTAACGGCGCTGCGCTTTGATACTGGTATGGCGGCACTGGCAGCCGAGTACGGTGTGCCGATTATTTTAATGCACATGCTCGGAACGCCCAAAACCATGCAGGCGGCACCCGCATATGACGACCTTCTCGGAGAAATCAAAGGGTTTCTTGAAACTGCAATTGATCGTGCTGTAAAGAAAGGAATTTCAAGATCGAAAATCATCATCGATCCGGGGATCGGTTTTGGAAAAACAAGAGAACATAACCTGGCGCTCATCCGGCACCTGGGTGAATTTAAAACGCTGGATGTTCCCATTCTGATCGGACCTTCCAGAAAAGCGTTTATACGAAACATCCTTAAAGACAAGACCGCAGCAGATATTCAGGCCGACATGCCGGAGGTGGAAACCGGCACCCAGGCTGCGGTTGCCGCTTCGGTTTTAAACGGCGCCCACATGGTAAGGGTCCACAACGTTGGCAATACGCGGACAACATTAAAAATTATTGATGCGATTAAAAATGCTTCGACCGATTTTCCGCCATAGGATAAATTGAGCTTATTTCGAATCCATCAATCAAAGGTCTCTCAAAGGAATTTAAAATCATGCTGCTGGTCATCGATGTTGGCAATACAAATATTGTCATCGGCGTCTACGACGGTCAAAATCTTGTTAAAGACTGGCGGATACGTACCGAATGGCGCATAACAGAGGATGAATTTAACATCCTGGTCACCAATCTTTTTACGGCCGGGAACATCCGTTCCAAAGATATCAGCAAGACCATTATTTCCTGCGTGGTTCCGCCCATGGTAACCATTCTCGACTCGTTTTGTCGCAAATATCTGGGTCATCGACCGCACTGGGTGGATGCCGAGTCTGTTCCCAACATCACGCTGCGTTACAGAAACCCGTCCGAGATAGGGGCCGACCGTATTGTCAACGCGGTGGCGGCATTTCATAAATACCGCACCAGCCTTATCGTCATAGATTTTGGGACCGCGACAACCTTTGATGCTATCTCGGAAAAAGGCGAGTATCTGGGCGGCGCAATCAGCCCCGGAATCATGATCGCTTCCGAGGCCTTGTTTATGAAGGCATCCAAACTTCCCAGGGTTGAAATCTTTATGCCACCTGAAAGTGTGATCGGCAAAGATACCGCCAGCAGTATTAAGGCCGGGATTATTTTCGGTTATGCCAGCCTTGTGGATGGAATGGTAAAGCGCATGCGGGCGGAGATGGGCACAAATCCACGGGTAATTGCTACCGGAGGTCTGGCGGAGCTTATGTATCAGGTATCCGAGACCATTGAAGCCCTTGAACCGGCACTGACCCTGGAAGGGTTACGCATTATCAGCGACAGCCTGCAGGGAGAAGAAAAACCGTATTAAAATATTCAATCCGTCCTAATCCCTGACAACTTCAGTGCCTGCTTGGCCGGCAACGGCGCTTTCAATCGCTTCTATGGAAGCGATAACGGCTCTCTTGCCGGTTTTTCGAACAAATTGCATGGCGGCTTCGACTTTGGGGCCCATGGATCCGGGGGGGAAATGGCCGTCCTTTAAATAGCAGGCGGCCTGCTTGAGGGTGAGGGCGCGCAGGAATTTCTGATCTTTTGTACCGTAATCAAGGGCGATTGCTTCCACATCGGATGCAATCAAAAAAATATCCACGCCGACTTCTTGGGCCAGCTTGGCGCTTGCCAGATCTTTGTCGATGACGGCATCAACTCCGTTAAAGCTGCGTCCTTTTCGAATTACCGGTATGCCACCGCCCCCGCAGCAAATGACGATGAAGTTCATTTCAATCAGCTTTTTGATCTCCCGTTTTTCCACAATCGTAACCGGCAAAGGAGAGGCCACCACCCGCCGGTATCCTTTGGCGGTTTTTTGAGTCGGATAGGG
The sequence above is drawn from the Candidatus Desulfatibia profunda genome and encodes:
- the arcC gene encoding carbamate kinase gives rise to the protein MKKDKQTLLVALGGNALIRKGQEGTVVEQFENLKVPIGQIARLSKKFRVIITHGNGPQVGNLLLQQESCDSVPKLPLEILVAQTQGQIGYMIESTLDTELMKLKDNARHYFVSLLSYVVVDKNDPAFLNPSKPVGPAFSKAKAATLPYPTQKTAKGYRRVVASPLPVTIVEKREIKKLIEMNFIVICCGGGGIPVIRKGRSFNGVDAVIDKDLASAKLAQEVGVDIFLIASDVEAIALDYGTKDQKFLRALTLKQAACYLKDGHFPPGSMGPKVEAAMQFVRKTGKRAVIASIEAIESAVAGQAGTEVVRD
- the folP gene encoding dihydropteroate synthase, producing MKTYNLSWGNHSLDLGKQTRIIGILNVTPDSFSDGGKFFTFDKAVVQGEKLCEEGADVLDIGGESTRPFSDPVSIEEEIQRVVPVIAKLAARVSIPISIDTTKAEVARRALDAGASIINDVTALRFDTGMAALAAEYGVPIILMHMLGTPKTMQAAPAYDDLLGEIKGFLETAIDRAVKKGISRSKIIIDPGIGFGKTREHNLALIRHLGEFKTLDVPILIGPSRKAFIRNILKDKTAADIQADMPEVETGTQAAVAASVLNGAHMVRVHNVGNTRTTLKIIDAIKNASTDFPP
- a CDS encoding type III pantothenate kinase, with product MLLVIDVGNTNIVIGVYDGQNLVKDWRIRTEWRITEDEFNILVTNLFTAGNIRSKDISKTIISCVVPPMVTILDSFCRKYLGHRPHWVDAESVPNITLRYRNPSEIGADRIVNAVAAFHKYRTSLIVIDFGTATTFDAISEKGEYLGGAISPGIMIASEALFMKASKLPRVEIFMPPESVIGKDTASSIKAGIIFGYASLVDGMVKRMRAEMGTNPRVIATGGLAELMYQVSETIEALEPALTLEGLRIISDSLQGEEKPY